Genomic segment of Drosophila ananassae strain 14024-0371.13 chromosome 2L, ASM1763931v2, whole genome shotgun sequence:
ACATTCGTGGCAGCTTGAGGTTTCTTATTGAAAACCCAATCAATGAGTAACAAGTAGTCGCCTGTGGGTATAGGTGTCGGCAGTTTCTCAGATCTTAGATAAAAATCTTTGACTCTTTGAAGACCCTGAAATTTGAAATTTGTAATGCTTTTTGTATTGACTTTCTTTCAATTCTCACCACATAGGGACAGGTGTGATTAATTGTAGAGTATTCCTTGAAAAGCTCCCAAACTAAGCGAATCAAAGCATTATTTCTTCTTCGTATGAACTGACAACCGTCGAAGCTAACGCTGTAAAGCCAGGGCTTGTACCCATTGGCCCGCTTCATTAACTGGGCCTTTACTACAACATTGTTAACTGGATAGTGCAATGTGGCATTCACATTTAGGCAAACCTTTACAAGTATAAGGAGTAagcattatttttaaatattggatTTTGTGGAGAAACCTTATTCCGATTCACAGCTCTCAGGCGACAAAGACCAAACTCTACCCAAGTTTTGTTGTAGGACTCGCACACAGCATTCGTCATTTTGAAGGTCACCGCTCCCTGAAATAGAAAGGCACTAAATCAGGGTGTTTCTAGAATCTAGATGGTAGTATTTATACACTTTGAAAATGCTCCAAGGGCAGAAGCAAGAACCAAATTGCGAAAACTCTCTTCATGACCGTCGATGGAAAAGTGACACATATTTGAGGGTAAAATGGATTTATTTCTGTCTGACACAAATTACATTCACGTGTTAGCACAATagaataattatataattataggTAAATGTACAAAAGCATTTGCGGGTAATCAATCAATTTCTGTCTCGTTAACCCACCCATACCCTACACTGTCTAAATGTTATTGTTATATTTTAAGCATTTTGAAAACTCTACAAAATGTAACATAAGTATTACATTTGATAAGCATTCCTCCtccttttattatttattcataGTCCCACACAGTGCCATTTCATAATATTAATAACCACCTTGAGCGAGTATTTGGGGCTGACCTTTGGGGGCAGCCAGAGcgtaattattatttaagagCTCTGTGCTTCACAGTGCATTAACTTGGCTTTTAGTGTCGCACGTCCAAGTCTCGACTTGTTGTTTATTGTCTGCACTTTGGCTCTGATGAGGAAAAGGATTTTCCGCATCTTGTTTATATGCTTTTTGAATATCTGATCTTTTCGCGTATATTGGCATattaatggaatttaaacgcTTCTAGGTATATTAATAAAGCAAACACAATTAAATAACACCTTTAAAGTCAAAGTCGGAAGTTAAGTGGACCCTTCGGGCAACTCTAGCATCAAATAGATTGATAGCCATACATCATTGAGTTTATAAACAAATTACTATTGTATCTCAGGGGGATATTAGATTTTTCAGAGATAAACAAATAAGTTTTAATCAGAAATGTCAGAAAGAATAGTTagcattttataaataaaacatgCAAAAGAGTTGACGTCAATATTTTCCATAAAGACTTAAAGATACAATTGAACGGGTATCTCATAGTCTGGAAGTTAATCTATTGTTTAATAGTTGCTCGTACTTGTTTTCATCAATAGCCTGACTATCGGCTCGTAGTTCACTCAACACCTGTCAACGGGCCAAAGCCATATCCGACGTCAGCCACTTGGCCTGTCACTGTCCCAGGCCCACCCACCTCCACCGCCTCTGTCCCTGCCCTTGCCCCATTCCAAGGAGATGAGGTCCGAGCCACTTGAGATGCATTTGCTTATCCCCGAGTAGAATTAATAGATTTTCATACATTTTTGCGTTCTCTGCGCACACGAAACGCAATCAATAAACCACTCGAATGCATTTAGCTGAACCGCTTTGGTGACTGCGACTTTATCGCCATTCCAGCCACTAGTATTTCCCAGATCCCACCTGCTCCCGCTACCCCTATAGCCGCATCGCTATTTGCCATGAAGATGTTGCTCTATGCAATTCGGCGAGTTGTTGTTTGCACGATTTGTTGCCGTGGCCGACCGTCTTTGAACCCGCTCTGAATTTCAATGGGTTCCGTTCATCCATGTCCACGTCCATGTGTGTGCTGGTGTGTCTCTGTtggagtgtgtgtgtatgcACTCACACACTGGCAGCCATTTGTGTTCTTCAGAGACTGATGTTTTTATACTCTCCTTGGAAGAATTCTATTTTGACAGAGATCATGGAAACGTACAGAACGTAAGGAACAAAGTTGTCAACAAGTCAAGGAGATTATAAAATTGtagtatttttgaatttttctttaTGATACACTTAAAAATCATATTACCTCCCGTTTGAAGAACGTGTTCTTAATTCATTTCTATGTTAtctaaaagaagaaatataaTCCTTATTCAGTTAGGGTATTCTCCTCTCAGCTCCTTCAACAAGAATTATAAGAACGTTTTCGAAAGCGTGGGCGCACTCTGTGATACGTTGAgtcataaaataaatcaaggaGTCCAGTCCGACACCAGAGTCAATAGTAAATCACGGCAGAAATGGCAAATTATCCGACACTAGCCCTCTCATCATTGGGAGACTCCTCCGAATAATTATGCCGTGACGCGTCGATTTTTCTAAGCCGCCCCATCTCCATAATCCGAATTAGCCCTGGCAATTACCTTTCGGATCTGCAGCTTCTAGACTTTGACTTTGACTTTGATTTCTttgctgttgttattattttttttttttctgtgtttgTCTGGTGTTATTTGTTTGTTGATTTGCCAGAATCGCGTATGGCAAAAACCCGAATGACTTGGCGATTTGTTTAGGCCATTATCACGATGATGGTGCTGgccggtttcggtttcggggGTGCAACCATTTAGATGGATTGGAGACTTTGTACCGGAATCTTGAGCGAGGTGAGGTGGTCGGCAAGGTCACTTTcgctttagtttttttttatcaccTCTTTTATAGGGTTCTTAAAATCACGTTTGTGTCTCTTTGGCCACAGCGACTCTTTGGCCAATTCCTATAATGATTCATGATAAGATCTGGTTCTGCAATGCAATTTAGAGTTTCATGTTTTTGGGAATGCATAAATTAAACATAGGAATTCCTGGGAGGTAATGGGTTTTGGGACCTTAAGATCTtatctttaaagaaaagtaataataaaataatatcttttaaatGAAGCTTCAAGCTAATGAAGGGTCAAGCTAGAGTATCTTGCCACCTTTTAGGCCTATACATCAtagttttccattttcccTGTTTAATTATAATAGACAATATTTGTTTATCGCTCACTTGCTATTAACCTATCACTTGTAAagttaaacaaacaaaagttcaaaaagCAAAGTCTCTCTAATTTctaagtaaaataaaaaagacttGCTGATTACAAGTATATCTCATAACTCAGAGTATACCTCTTTACATTAATTAAAAGCTAAACCAATCTGGTAACCGAAATAAAGCCATTACGTATCAAAATCGAGACTTGCCAGTGTCAAGTGTTCGAAGAGAATCCGAATAAGATCGGATTATACCCACAGAAGTGTGCACTTGAGTGCCTTTTGATGAGGGCACCATTAATATGCAATGACGGATTCGCAAATATtgctttattattttgttatttttcatttgTCGTTAATGGGCCTTTTGTTTCGGCGAAGCATTTATGCCAGAGATATTTCGGTTTATAGACTCGTGTTTGCCGGGGATTCGACTCTCCGTCTGGCTTTGTTTGGTGTGAGAAGATGCGGAGTCGAGATACAGATGGAAACGGCGACAAAACATGCTGGGAATTACGTGATTGATGGCGGATCTGCGAT
This window contains:
- the LOC6499064 gene encoding uncharacterized protein LOC6499064: MTNAVCESYNKTWVEFGLCRLRAVNRNKVCLNVNATLHYPVNNVVVKAQLMKRANGYKPWLYSVSFDGCQFIRRRNNALIRLVWELFKEYSTINHTCPYVGLQRVKDFYLRSEKLPTPIPTGDYLLLIDWVFNKKPQAATNVYFTFVEDLKTA